One Panicum virgatum strain AP13 chromosome 9K, P.virgatum_v5, whole genome shotgun sequence genomic region harbors:
- the LOC120651829 gene encoding putative pentatricopeptide repeat-containing protein At3g25060, mitochondrial, with amino-acid sequence MRLPALLADQRRLRRVLSSSSSPTLATLTRLHALLIVSSSNHLLASLAAAYARAGALDAAESTLATSPASPSSIAAWNALLAAHSRGGSHRTALRVFRALPPAARPDSTTFTLALSACARLGDLAAAESIKGRAFEAGYSKDVFVCSALLHLYSRCGAMGDAVRVFDGMPRRDRVSWSTMVAGFVSAGRPVDALGMYRRMREDGVEGDGVVMVGVIQACAATGDAQTGASVHGYILRHGMRMDVVATTSLVDMYAKNGKFDVARRVFRMMPYRNAVSWSALISGFVQNSHADEALDLYRELSTSGLQPDSGAHVSALLACADMGLLKLGKSIHGFILRRLELHCILGTSILDMYSKCGSLESAEKLFDRVSSRDLVLWNAMIACCGTHGRGHDALALFQELNKNGINPDHATFASLLSALSHSGLVAEGKFWFDRMSKEFGIEPAEKHYVCIVDLLARSGLVEEANDLLASMQTEPTIAIWVALLSGCLNNKKLELGENIAEKILESRPEDIGVLALVSNLYAAAKKWDKVREARKLMKDSGSKKVPGYSLVEVHGMRHMFVMEDQSHPQHQEILKMVAKLDSEMRKMGYVLRTEFVYHDLEEGVKEQLLSYHSERLAIAFGLLNTSPGTRLVIIKNLRVCGNCHDAIKYISKIVDREIVVRDAKRFHHFKDGACSCRDYW; translated from the coding sequence ATGCGCCTTCCCGCCTTGCTCGccgaccagcgccgcctccgccgcgtcctctcctcctcctccagccccaCGCTCGCGACGCTCACTCGCCTCCACGCCCTCCTCATCGTCTCCTCCTCCAACCATCTCCTCgcgtcgctcgccgccgcctacgcccgcgccggcgcgctCGACGCCGCGGAGTCCACCCTCGCGACCTCCCCCGCCTCCCCATCCTCAATAGCCGCCTGGAACGCGCTCCTCGCCGCGCACTCTCGGGGCGGCTCCCATCGCACCGCGCTCCGCGTCTTCCGCGCcctcccgcccgccgcgcgccccgacaGCACCACCTTCACGCTCGCGCTCTCCGCGTGCGCGCGCCTCGGggatctcgccgccgcggaAAGCATCAAGGGCCGCGCGTTCGAGGCCGGTTACAGCAAGGACGTGTTCGTCTGCTCGGCGCTGCTCCACCTCTACTCGAGATGCGGTGCCATGGGGGACGCTGTCAGGGTGTTCGACGGAATGCCGAGGAGGGACCGTGTTTCGTGGAGCACGATGGTTGCTGGGTTCGTGAGCGCCGGGAGGCCGGTGGATGCGCTTGGTATGTACAGGAGGATGCGGGAGGACGGCGTGGAGGGGGACGGGGTGGTCATGGTTGGGGTTATACAAGCTTGCGCAGCAACAGGGGATGCCCAAACGGGGGCCTCAGTTCATGGGTACATACTGCGGCATGGTATGAGGATGGATGTTGTTGCGACGACGAGCCTTGTGGACATGTACGCCAAGAATGGGAAGTTTGATGTGGCACGCCGAGTGTTTAGAATGATGCCGTACAGGAATGCTGTTTCATGGAGCGCGCTGATTTCTGGGTTTGTGCAGAACAGTCATGCAGATGAGGCACTTGATTTGTACAGAGAGTTGTCAACTTCCGGGCTTCAGCCTGATTCAGGGGCACATGTTAGTGCACTCCTAGCTTGCGCTGATATGGGACTCCTGAAGCTAGGGAAGTCTATACATGGCTTCATCTTGAGGAGGCTTGAGCTTCACTGTATTTTGGGTACTTCAATTCTTGACATGTACTCCAAATGTGGCTCCCTGGAAAGTGCTGAAAAGCTTTTCGATAGGGTTTCCTCGAGAGACTTGGTTTTGTGGAATGCGATGATTGCATGCTGTGGCACTCATGGACGTGGTCATGATGCCCTTGCTCTCTTCCAAGAACTGAACAAAAATGGAATAAATCCTGATCATGCCACATTTGCTTCTCTTCTGTCAGCTCTAAGCCACTCTGGTCTTGTGGCGGAAGGGAAATTCTGGTTTGATCGCATGAGTAAGGAGTTTGGCATTGAACCTGCAGAAAAGCATTATGTATGTATAGTTGATCTCTTAGCACGTTCGGGTCTTGTGGAAGAAGCCAATGACCTGCTGGCATCAATGCAAACTGAACCGACCATTGCAATTTGGGTTGCTCTGCTTTCAGGTTGCTTGAATAACAAGAAGCTAGAGCTTGGAGAAAACATAGCAGAAAAGATCCTTGAGTCGCGACCTGAGGACATAGGTGTCCTTGCACTGGTATCAAATCTCTATGCCGCTGCAAAGAAGTGGGACAAGGTCAGGGAAGCCAGAAAGCTAATGAAGGATAGCGGCAGCAAGAAAGTACCTGGCTATAGCTTGGTAGAGGTCCATGGAATGCGCCACATGTTCGTGATGGAAGACCAGAGCCATCCTCAGCATCAGGAGATCCTAAAAATGGTCGCGAAGCTTGATTCTGAGATGAGGAAGATGGGTTATGTTCTGAGAACAGAATTTGTGTACCATGACCTCGAGGAAGGAGTGAAGGAGCAGCTTCTCAGCTACCATAGCGAGCGGCTGGCCATCGCCTTTGGTTTGTTGAACACCAGCCCTGGAACGAGGCTCGTGATCATCAAGAACCTCAGGGTCTGTGGCAATTGCCATGATGCGATCAAGTATATCTCAAAGATTGTCGACCGGGAGATTGTTGTCCGAGATGCGAAGCGTTTCCACCATTTCAAAGACGGGGCCTGTTCTTGTAGAGATTACTGGTGA
- the LOC120651832 gene encoding RING-H2 finger protein ATL80-like, which yields MPWPSPPAYSRRLLQAGSGSDSAGANPNRIPGIPPADPPAGVNSDVVVILAALLCALICVVGLAAVARCARSRRNRGAGAAGGGPSSPTSNPGDAAGHFDGGGGHQASATTTTTATTKGLKKKALKALPKLAYADAVAAAAAARGAAPAAEGEEEAKAEELLAECAICLTEFGEREEVRVMPQCGHGFHVACVDTWLRSNSSCPSCRRPIVLDDPAPPKRCRKCEAVVLEAVLASSSSSSSAAAAAAAAAGTGRGRGGGGPGGFLP from the coding sequence atgccctggccgtcgccgccggcgtattcgcggcgcctcctccaggccggcagcggcagcgacaGCGCCGGTGCCAACCCCAACCGCATCCCGGGCATCCCGCCCGCCGACCCGCCCGCGGGCGTCAACTCCGATGTCGTCGTCATCCTCGCCGCCCTGCTCTGCGCGCTCATCTGCGTCGtgggcctcgccgccgtcgcccgctgcgcccgctcccgccgcaacaggggcgccggggccgccggcggcggcccgtcgTCCCCGACGAGCAACCCGGGCGACGCGGCGGGGCacttcgacggcggcggcgggcaccaAGCGAGCGCGACCACGACGACCACGGCCACCACCAAGGGGCTGAAGAAGAAGGCGCTCAAGGCGCTGCCGAAGCTGGCGTACGcggacgcggtggcggcggccgcggcggcgcggggcgcggcgccggcggcggagggggaggaggaggcgaaggCGGAGGAGCTGCTAGCGGAGTGCGCCATCTGCCTGACGGAGTTCGGCGAGCGGGAGGAGGTGCGCGTGATGCCGCAGTGCGGGCACGGGTTCCACGTCGCGTGCGTCGACACCTGGCTGcgctccaactcctcctgcccGTCCTGCCGCCGCCCCATCGTGCTCGACGACCCGGCCCCGCCCAAGCGGTGCCGCAAGTGCGAGGCCGTCGTCCTGGAGGCCgtcctcgcctcctcctcctcctcgtcctccgccgccgccgccgccgccgccgctgctggcaccggccggggccgcggcggcggcggccccggggGATTCTTGCCGTAG